One Helianthus annuus cultivar XRQ/B chromosome 7, HanXRQr2.0-SUNRISE, whole genome shotgun sequence genomic region harbors:
- the LOC110868924 gene encoding dnaJ protein ERDJ2A, whose translation MGASEENSGLFPIFILTMMALPLVPYTIMKLCRAATKKAKSINCQCAVCSRSGKYRKSIFKKISNFSTWSNLTLVLLWIVMGVLVYYIKSINRDIQVFEPFSILGLQPGATDSEIKKAYRRLSVQYHPDKNPDPDAHKYFVESIAKAYQALTDPISRENFEKYGHPDGRQGFQMGIALPQFLLNIEGASGGILLLWIVGVCILLPLVVAVVYLSKSSKYTGNNVMHQTLSAYYYFMKPSLAPSKVMDVLIKAAEYMEIPIRRSDGEPLQKLFMLVRSELNLDLKNIKQEQAKFWKQHPALVKTELLIQAHLTRETTTLTPELQNDYKRVVELAPRLIDELMKMAVIPRTSQGHGWLRPAVGVVELSQCIIQAVPLSARKATGGSTEGNAPFFQLPHFNEAVMKKIARKKVKSLQEFRDMKTEDRAELLSQIGGFSAAEIQDVESVLNMMPSITVEVTIGTEGEEGIQEGDIVTMQAWVTLKRANGLTRALPHAPYFPFHKEENWWFLLADQNSNNVWLSQKVSFMDEASAVTAASKAIEETMEGSGANPKETSKAVREAVDKVKGGSRLVMGKFQAPAEGNYNLTCYLLCDSWLGCDKKTGVKVKVVKRTRAGTRGGVTDEGPVLEDGADEEEEIEEEEYDEDYESEYSEDEEDDKQKTKKDNRANGKAPASSSDSGSDEE comes from the exons ATGGGGGCTTCAGAGGAAAATAGCGGTCTCTTTCCAATATTCATATTAACTATGATGGCCCTACCACTTGTACCTTATACAATCATGAAGCTTTGTCGTGCCGCCACAAAAAAAGCCAAGAGCATTAACTGCCAGTGCGCTGTTTGCTCCCGCTCAGGGAAATATCGCAAATCAATATTTAAAAAG ATCTCAAACTTTTCAACATGGAGTAACTTGACATTGGTATTGTTATGGATCGTTATGGGTGTCCTTGTGTACTATATAAAGAGTATAAATCGTGAT ATTCAAGTGTTTGAGCCATTTAGCATTCTTGGATTACAACCCGGAGCTACGGACTCTGAAATAAAGAAGGCATATAGGAGACTTTCGGTTCAATACCATCCAGATAAAAATCCAGATCCAG ATGCCCACAAATATTTTGTGGAGTCCATTGCTAAGGCATATCAAGCACTTACAGATCCAATCTCCCGTGAAAACTTTGAAAAGTATGGTCATCCAGATGGTCGGCAG GGATTTCAAATGGGTATAGCTCTTCCTCAATTTCTGCTAAATATAGAAGGCGCATCGGGTGGAATACTATTACTATGGATTGTTGGTGTGTGTATTCTTCTACCATTGGTGGTGGCTGTTGTATATCTATCCAAATCATCAAAATATACGGGAAATAACGTTATGCATCAAACACTATCCGCTTATTATTACTTCATGAAACCCTCTTTAGCCCCAAG CAAAGTTATGGATGTTCTCATTAAAGCTGCTGAATATATGGAGATCCCAATCCGTAGGTCTGATGGAGAACCCCTTCAGAAATTATTTATGTTAGTTAGAAGCGAGTTGAATTTGGATCTCAAAAATATCAAACAAGAGCAGGCAAAGTTTTGGAAACAACATCCAGCACTAGTAAAG ACAGAGTTGTTGATTCAGGCGCATTTGACACGCGAAACAACAACCTTAACCCCAGAGTTACAAAATGACTACAAACGTGTGGTGGAACTTGCACCTCGCCTTATTGACGAATTAATGAAG ATGGCGGTTATACCACGTACGTCTCAAGGGCATGGCTGGCTAAGACCTGCAGTTGGTGTTGTCGAGCTTTCTCAGTGCATCATCCAG GCTGTTCCCCTTAGTGCAAGGAAAGCTACCGGAGGATCCACAGAAGGAAATGCACCGTTTTTTCAGCTTCCTCATTTCAATGAGGCTGTGATGAAAAAGATAGCCCGcaag AAGGTGAAAAGCCTCCAGGAGTTTCGCGACATGAAAACCGAGGACCGTGCCGAGTTGCTTTCTCAAATTGGCGGTTTTTCCGCTGCCGAAATTCAAGACGTAGAGTCAGTACTCAACATGATGCCTTCCATAACAGTTGAAGTCACTATCGGGACCGAAGGTGAAGAGGGTATACAAGAAGGCGATATCGTCACAATGCAAGCATGGGTAACCCTAAAACGGGCCAACGGGTTGACCCGTGCCCTTCCTCACGCCCCATATTTCCCTTTCCACAAGGAAGAAAACTGGTGGTTTCTTCTCGCCGACCAAAACTCAAACAACGTCTGGTTATCGCAAAAAGTAAGCTTCATGGATGAAGCTTCGGCGGTAACCGCTGCTTCGAAAGCGATCGAGGAAACAATGGAAGGCTCGGGGGCAAACCCGAAGGAAACTAGTAAAGCGGTCAGAGAAGCGGTTGACAAAGTCAAAGGCGGGTCTCGGCTCGTGATGGGGAAGTTCCAAGCTCCGGCCGAAGGGAATTACAATTTGACTTGTTATTTGTTGTGTGATTCTTGGCTCGGATGTGATAAAAAGACgggagtcaaagtcaaagttgtGAAACGGACTCGGGCCGGGACCCGTGGAGGGGTGACAGACGAAGGGCCCGTTTTGGAAGACGGTgcggatgaggaagaggagattgaagaagaggaatatgatgaagattatgaGAGCGAGTATAGTGAAGATGAAGAAGACGATAAACAGAAGACGAAAAAAGATAACCGTGCTAATGGTAAAGCACCTGCGTCAAGTTCGGACTCGGGCTCAGATGAGGAATGA